Proteins from a genomic interval of Streptomyces sp. NBC_00820:
- a CDS encoding VOC family protein has product MSTDTTSAPAFRFVAVTFDCTDPAELARFYEELLGLPVLFSTDDFILIGEKGAPGLGFNRTADYRPPTWPDPAQGKQAHMEVGVDDLDIAEKRALALGAVKPESQPDPDRWRVLLDPAGHPFCITTLA; this is encoded by the coding sequence ATGAGCACAGACACCACTTCCGCACCCGCTTTCCGCTTCGTCGCCGTCACCTTCGACTGCACGGACCCCGCCGAACTCGCCCGCTTCTACGAAGAGTTGCTCGGCCTCCCGGTTCTCTTCTCCACCGACGACTTCATCCTGATCGGCGAGAAGGGCGCCCCCGGCCTCGGCTTCAACCGCACGGCCGACTACCGCCCGCCGACCTGGCCGGACCCCGCCCAGGGGAAGCAGGCGCACATGGAGGTGGGCGTGGACGACCTCGACATCGCCGAGAAGCGGGCGCTCGCCCTGGGCGCCGTCAAGCCCGAGTCCCAGCCCGACCCCGACCGCTGGCGGGTCCTGCTCGACCCCGCGGGTCACCCGTTCTGCATCACCACACTCGCCTGA
- a CDS encoding helix-turn-helix transcriptional regulator: protein MISASARLLRLLSLLSARPSWTCAELAERMEVTDRTVRRDVAKLRDLGYFVDSEPGPWGGYRMRAGSRVPPLVLDDEEALAVAVGLRTAALSGALGGDQAALSALLKLRQVLPQRIVEHLGEWDAVFVRLPGAAGPRIRPGLLLELAAACRRGERARLSYTDGQGRASAREVDPYRLVHTGRNWYFVARDVERGQWRTFRADRVDRLRPTGRAVEITDPPDPALLVSRNIANGPYPLCATVRLPVPMHEALRLVPSTVGTHSPDGPDATIVDIGGSDADGLARYLLGLGTPLRVLAPDAVRQAVARRARELAEENA, encoded by the coding sequence GTGATCAGCGCGTCCGCCCGCCTGCTGCGACTGCTGTCCCTGCTGTCCGCCCGGCCGTCCTGGACCTGCGCCGAACTGGCCGAGCGCATGGAGGTCACCGACCGCACGGTGCGCCGGGACGTCGCCAAGCTGCGGGACCTCGGCTACTTCGTGGACTCCGAGCCCGGACCGTGGGGCGGGTACCGCATGCGTGCCGGCTCCCGGGTGCCGCCGCTGGTCCTCGACGACGAGGAGGCGCTCGCCGTGGCCGTCGGGCTGCGGACGGCGGCACTGAGCGGTGCGCTCGGCGGTGACCAGGCCGCACTGTCCGCGCTGCTGAAGCTGCGGCAGGTGCTGCCGCAGCGGATCGTGGAGCACCTGGGGGAATGGGACGCGGTCTTCGTGCGGCTGCCCGGAGCCGCGGGGCCCCGGATCAGACCCGGCCTGCTGCTGGAGCTGGCCGCCGCCTGCCGGCGCGGCGAGCGCGCCCGGCTGTCGTACACCGACGGGCAGGGGCGGGCCTCCGCCCGGGAGGTCGACCCCTACCGTCTCGTGCACACCGGACGGAACTGGTACTTCGTGGCGCGGGACGTGGAGCGGGGACAGTGGCGGACGTTCCGCGCCGACCGGGTCGACCGGCTGCGGCCCACGGGACGTGCGGTGGAGATCACCGACCCGCCCGACCCGGCGCTCCTCGTCTCCCGGAACATCGCGAACGGCCCGTATCCCCTGTGCGCGACCGTCCGTCTGCCCGTGCCGATGCACGAAGCGCTGCGCCTCGTCCCGTCCACCGTCGGCACGCACAGCCCCGACGGCCCGGACGCGACGATCGTCGACATAGGCGGCTCCGACGCGGACGGTCTGGCCCGCTACCTCCTCGGCCTGGGCACCCCGCTACGGGTCCTCGCCCCGGACGCCGTACGCCAGGCCGTGGCGCGCCGCGCCCGGGAGCTTGCGGAGGAGAACGCGTGA
- a CDS encoding SUKH-4 family immunity protein, protein MNFAVTPADMIAAYGLANVVYYPRSSAGEGADPRLLDLLGSVGLPDSEVFTVKEDPESPYEPGFDPTVIGGHFDHYGFSCPEESRDWWLLGIFFTSLIALDPTSGKVYAFPESEEHYIPLHRDLESLLFSLVEFRKLEVDHDNDVDPEELSERFRRVVGAFDPTPFADEESQWNLALEELENGIW, encoded by the coding sequence TGCCAACGTGGTCTATTACCCCCGCTCCTCGGCCGGCGAGGGCGCCGACCCGCGCCTGCTGGACCTGCTCGGCTCGGTGGGCCTTCCGGATTCCGAGGTCTTCACGGTGAAGGAGGATCCGGAGAGCCCGTACGAGCCCGGATTCGACCCGACCGTCATCGGGGGGCATTTCGACCACTATGGATTCTCCTGCCCCGAGGAGAGCCGCGACTGGTGGCTGCTGGGAATCTTCTTCACCTCACTGATCGCCCTCGACCCGACCTCCGGAAAGGTCTACGCGTTCCCGGAGAGCGAAGAGCACTACATTCCGCTGCACCGCGATCTCGAATCACTGCTCTTCAGCCTCGTCGAGTTCCGGAAGCTCGAGGTCGATCACGACAACGACGTGGACCCCGAGGAACTCTCCGAGCGCTTCAGGCGCGTGGTGGGCGCCTTCGACCCGACCCCGTTCGCCGACGAGGAATCCCAGTGGAACCTGGCTCTGGAGGAGCTGGAGAACGGGATCTGGTGA